The Candidozyma auris chromosome 1, complete sequence genome includes a region encoding these proteins:
- the PTP2 gene encoding tyrosine protein phosphatase, with the protein MMKNASAVATDPSLRNNVKSPAMNNPGLSVNTKAGPLPYIFVKSPVTGLSIPSPPTKSHFKCLPDNVVAVEASDPVAIKKFIKNPALIVDIRPYNNYSISRLENAHNICIPTTLLKRPTYDLSHVISTTALPKDIKERITSCQEPTNVLVYDASSTEKNVSFGLYQTIQKFLKHECFTVGFLNGGFQQLHESLRDSSSVSSDTTPVSPDPPSTSSEVSKLESGSKDSFVSSPGNDSSRESSPFLSGFTLPSATTANQKMLMSIKKTLPKLDTTTTYTYKLRLPEGFEEHMHKLPKWLSFFAEEYGSDRYNEKVSGILSEKFNRLEKSEQVRLSMAISNTSHENKEDKESKESSIANALSPGVHLRLHSGTGSGYCSPSAPCPYCDKIHYTIPKGVEYGYKNRYNNIWPYEHSRVKLISSPSCTTPKKELSDDYFNANYIKFKKLAQREYIATQSPLESTQEDFWNTVWYNGVKGVVCLNKPSVFAPKTYYEEDQYFEKSRLSVKIKGVEEEKGFAVRKMEMEKHGKRRYVYHFAYTEWPDFGVPDNFDTVSRLLKAKNEKIELLKDQKPPTSEVSNALDLLVHCSAGCGRTGCFITLDMVNECFAHANSETYDPWGSKDLIFKAVQLQRQQRIAMVQTLDQFIYCYESILHEIINSMRSSSSSGD; encoded by the coding sequence atgatgaaaaatgCGTCTGCTGTCGCTACCGACCCCTCGCTCCGAAACAACGTAAAGCTGCCTGCCATGAACAACCCTGGCCTCTCTGTCAACACCAAAGCAGGCCCCCTACCCTATATTTTTGTTAAGTCCCCAGTGACTGGCCTTTCCATCCCCAGTCCTCCAACAAAGAGTCATTTCAAGTGTTTACCTGATAACGTTGTGGCAGTGGAGGCGAGCGACCCTGTCGCCATCAAaaagttcatcaaaaacCCGGCACTTATTGTCGACATACGGCCTTACAACAACTACTCCATTTCTAGGTTGGAAAATGCCCATAATATTTGTATTCCCACAACTCTCTTGAAACGACCTACCTACGACTTGCTGCATGTCATCAGCACCACTGCATTGCCCAAGGATATCAAGGAACGCATTACCAGTTGCCAAGAGCCAACCAACGTCTTGGTTTACGATGCCAGTAGCACCGAAAAGAACGTTTCGTTTGGCTTGTACCAGACAATacaaaaatttttgaagcacGAGTGCTTCACTGTGGGGTTTCTCAATGGCGGGTTTCAGCAACTCCACGAGCTGCTTCGGGATAGCTCCCTGGTGCTGTCTGACACGACGCCCGTCTCACCAGACCCTCCGCTGACATCTCTGGAGGTTAGCAAGCTCGAGTCTGGCAGTAAGGATTCgtttgtttcttctcctggAAACGACTCTAGCAGAGAAAGCTCTCCGTTTCTTTCCGGATTCACACTCCCGTCCGCCACAACTGCAAACCAAAAAATGCTCATGTCAATCAAGAAAACGCTTCCCAAGCTCGATACTACGACAACCTATACCTACAAGCTTCGGCTTCCGGAGGGATTTGAGGAACACATGCATAAATTACCCAAGtggctttctttttttgccGAAGAGTATGGTTCTGATAGGTATAACGAAAAAGTTCTGGGCATCTTGAGTGAAAAGTTCAATAGACTTGAAAAATCAGAGCAAGTGCGTCTCAGCATGGCAATATCCAATACCAGCCAcgaaaacaaagaagacaaagagaGCAAGGAGAGCTCTATAGCAAACGCGCTTTCTCCAGGCGTCCATTTGCGTCTACACTCTGGCACTGGCAGTGGATACTGCTCGCCGTCTGCTCCATGCCCGTACTGTGACAAGATTCACTATACTATACCCAAGGGTGTGGAATACGGATACAAAAATCGGTACAACAACATATGGCCATACGAACATTCGCGAGTGAAGCTCATTTCGTCTCCCTCTTGTACCacaccaaagaaagagctctcGGATGACTACTTTAATGCAAATTACATCAAGTTTAAGAAGCTAGCACAAAGGGAATACATTGCCACGCAAAGCCCCTTGGAGTCAACGCAGGAAGACTTTTGGAACACTGTCTGGTACAACGGAGTGAAGGGGGTTGTTTGCCTTAATAAACCATCGGTGTTTGCACCAAAGACTTAttatgaagaagaccaaTATTTCGAGAAAAGCCGTCTTTCCGTCAAGATCAAAGGCGTAGAGGAGGAGAAAGGCTTTGCAGTACGCAAGATGGAGATGGAAAAGCATGGAAAGCGTCGTTACGTGTATCACTTTGCATATACCGAGTGGCCCGATTTCGGGGTTCCTGACAACTTTGATACTGTGTCAAGATTGTTAAAGGCgaaaaacgaaaaaattgagctcttgaaggATCAAAAGCCCCCAACGTCAGAAGTCAGCAACGCCCTAGACTTACTTGTTCACTGCTCAGCTGGATGCGGACGAACGGGCTGCTTCATCACGCTAGACATGGTGAATGAGTGCTTTGCTCATGCAAACAGCGAGACGTATGATCCATGGGGAAGCAAAGACCTCATTTTTAAAGCTGTGCAGTtgcagcggcagcagcggATTGCCATGGTGCAAACGCTCGACCAGTTTATTTATTGCTACGAGAGCATCCTACacgaaatcatcaattccaTGAGGagttcaagttcttcagGAGACTAA
- a CDS encoding RNA-binding signal recognition particle subunit, whose protein sequence is MGRLNNAEFISKVETLLAANEGKSSVYFTQKRYTASLEKEPIDEIKDLSSNIVDHSPAYTKNTQAYPVLIRATLGTKESKISTVVEPANLDAFWLEYAQVLKTGFVGLKKKEKKKTKKSKVTKP, encoded by the coding sequence ATGGGCAGATTAAACAACGCAGAATTCATCAGTAAAGTTGAGACCCTTCTAGCGGCTAACGAAGGTAAGAGTTCTGTTTACTTCACTCAAAAAAGGTACACTGCAtctcttgagaaagaacctattgacgagatcaaggacCTCTCATCCAACATTGTGGATCATTCTCCAGCATACACAAAGAACACACAGGCTTACCCTGTACTAATTAGAGCTACATTGGGAACCAAGGAATCCAAGATATCAACTGTGGTGGAGCCAGCAAATTTGGATGCTTTCTGGTTGGAATACGCACAGGTGCTAAAAACGGGCTTCGTTgggttgaagaagaaagagaagaagaagacgaagaaaagcaagGTGACGAAACCATAG
- the RAM1 gene encoding protein farnesyltransferase: MLATPPIAEDDYLCETTASQKQVESTIKPIYEGLFQGIHPGEVYDQEIATDSHLKFLEYFMDNALPEPFYRLDASQQWLIYWISNAHVVLSGNDLSEDMKKKISQKVNALIVEEGKGGIAGGPNGQIGHVASTYAAVLSLILAEDYGTLDRIKDNMLQCLFTLKNKDGSFAMHPGGECDTRSTYCVLVISSLLDLPTQELWRGCREWVSSCQTFEGGFAGVPGTEAHGGYTFCALASFFLLGRRDGDFDRSSLLRWLADRQLSLEGGFSGRTNKLVDVCYSFWVGASFALMEADTSESALFNKQALISYIANCSQETDGGGLRDKPGKSPDLYHTNYALCGISMAEHSYRNINGDAYTFEAHELHEGSSYTLPVSPVFGIPLRYVEKYRAHIEKK, from the coding sequence ATGCTTGCGACGCCTCCAATAGCTGAAGACGACTACTTATGTGAAACTACTGCCTCTCAAAAGCAAGTCGAACTGACAATCAAGCCTATATATGAAGGGTTGTTCCAGGGAATTCATCCTGGAGAAGTGTATGATCAGGAGATCGCCACAGATTCCCACTTAAAGTTCTTGGAGTACTTCATGGACAATGCCTTACCTGAGCCCTTCTACAGGCTAGACGCTTCCCAGCAGTGGTTGATATACTGGATAAGCAATGCACACGTGGTGTTGAGCGGGAACGATCTCCTGGAGGatatgaagaaaaagatttcACAGAAGGTCAATGCATTGATTGTGGAGGAAGGTAAGGGTGGAATTGCCGGTGGACCTAATGGGCAGATTGGACATGTTGCCTCTACATACGCAGCCGTTCTTCTGTTGATTCTTGCTGAAGATTATGGTACGTTGGATCGGATCAAGGACAACATGCTACAATGTCTTTTCACGTTGAAAAACAAGGATGGGTCCTTTGCAATGCATCCCGGCGGAGAGTGTGACACTCGATCGACGTATTGTGTTCTTGTGATCAGTTCTCTACTTGATCTCCCTACTCAAGAGCTCTGGCGGGGCTGCAGAGAGTGGGTTTCTTCGTGCCAGACATTCGAAGGTGGTTTTGCTGGGGTCCCAGGAACGGAGGCTCACGGCGGGTATACGTTCTGTGCTTTGGCaagtttctttttgctaGGCAGAAGAgatggtgattttgacAGATCTTCTCTCCTACGGTGGCTAGCTGACAGACAATTGAGCTTGGAAGGTGGGTTCTCAGGCAGAACAAATAAGCTCGTTGATGTATGCTACAGCTTTTGGGTCGGtgcctcttttgctttAATGGAAGCTGACACTCTGGAGTCTGCTCTATTCAACAAACAGGCGTTGATATCTTACATTGCCAATTGTTCCCAGGAAACTGACGGTGGAGGCCTTAGAGACAAGCCTGGGAAGTCGCCAGATTTGTACCATACCAACTATGCACTCTGTGGAATTAGTATGGCGGAACACTCTTACAGAAATATTAATGGGGACGCTTACACCTTTGAAGCTCATGAGCTTCATGAAGGGTCTTCCTACACCTTGCCAGTGAGCCCTGTGTTTGGCATCCCTCTCAGGTATGTCGAGAAGTACAGAGCGCACatagaaaagaaatag
- a CDS encoding ureidoglycolate hydrolase has translation MYLHTFNTSSVGPIKAQLLTPENFKPYGGVLSADEQIKEAQASSANYGTAVKLHKVAPVTNNFQFCKSGKPAQANWNIFRCSAPKHLISGMKTKTYKSTVLERHPYSSQTFVPMGQDLKKVSYLVIVADTDHSSPDKLPNPNSIKAFLCRGNQSVTYGAGTWHAPMVVIDEKIPHIDFGVFIHENGVPQEDCQECSFEPGYSIEYTDPYTARL, from the coding sequence ATGTACTTGCATACGTTTAACACATCATCTGTGGGTCCCATCAAGGCCCAATTGCTTACTCCAGAAAACTTCAAACCCTATGGAGGAGTTCTCAGCGCAGACGAACAGATCAAAGAAGCCCAGGCTTCAAGCGCCAACTATGGCACAGCAGTGAAGTTACATAAAGTGGCACCCgtcaccaacaacttccAGTTCTGCAAGAGCGGGAAACCTGCCCAGGCAAATTGGAATATCTTCAGATGCTCTGCCCCAAAGCATTTGATATCAGGCATGAAAACAAAGACCTATAAATCCACCGTTCTTGAGAGGCACCCATATAGCTCTCAGACATTTGTACCTATGGGCcaggacttgaagaaagtctCGTATCTCGTCATCGTAGCTGACACAGATCATTCTCTGCCTGATAAGCTTCCAAACCCCAATCTGATTAAAGCGTTTTTGTGTAGAGGGAACCAGTCGGTCACTTATGGTGCAGGCACCTGGCATGCTCCGATGGTAGTCATCGACGAGAAGATTCCACACATTGACTTTGGCGTTTTCATTCACGAAAACGGGGTACCACAAGAGGACTGTCAGGAGTGCTCATTTGAACCAGGCTATTCCATAGAGTACACCGACCCTTACACAGCTAGACTCTAA
- the FZO1 gene encoding mitofusin: protein MSKSFKDLVARRNSKGSDDGTFVEDEEPAVMMYMPSDGTFAEESSTLFEGESSSSQSVNRHKPRQSSMSDAAVVASLKQVHYNENRVALDRAINSTIELLHELAAENRSRPIFFPAEDGASENLLLNSPRAHLALVRRKTDLEAKTLGKAKAGDLDGIDIEKEDDENKLKGMRTADFKVLKLNLKMGHSGAKLMNNLDKKSVSMLLDQKFSQQIKYLLNLKDRVDDTSSKVFVTGDLNAGKSTFCNALLRRRVLPEDQQPCTSVFCEVVDAAKENQGIEEVHAVPIGEEYNRSNESTYERHQLNELEDLVYECDKYGLLKVYVLDYRTAEESLLGNGVIDIKLIDAPGLNMDSYQTTQVFSRQEEIDLVVFVVNSENHFTLSAKEFIAAAAAEKQYVFIVVNRFDNIKDKNKCMSRILDQVKNLSPYTHKDAKDFVHFVSSSEVLNGLPDDGGDGGDGGDDDPDGNGRPDFNDPNFDKLENSLRKFLLDKRSISKLLPAKSYLLNILADLKTLSDINREIYYHEIGRMQKELQTNVAPKFNQMMLESVQMNDKITKLVEKTCSAAYDLTRKEIMTTVENFGSSQIVPYPGLQFVYDYAKETQRRMIDTIVSSVQVSEEKARLLTEKSVQEIVSIGQKSLGDEFLSDKVFKADLMFTRRRDTIKRQLNDQIEISDFFDPSFSAVLMWMGIPTEVISTTKSQMEVLYPSHLLTALPTSVYSLKKQLPTQLTLQTLYSSTKLLTTGALIRKAYNLSGLLKPSVAKKVVVPLAIFVGGFTVFYLINDISNAFPRKQARKLKKQVIEMDYAHVNADRISKECRSVLNFPSRQVMNNFQTSIDKRGGEKERLEKEIRTANISAGYFKNLIEKIANETKFVEDIDLEKIHSVD, encoded by the coding sequence AtgtcaaaaagcttcaaagaTTTAGTCGCAAGGCGAAATCTGAAGGGCTCTGACGACGGCACTTTCGTCGAGGATGAGGAGCCTGCAGTGATGATGTACATGCCCTCCGATGGCACCTTTGCGGAAGAGTCGTCTACCCTCTTCGAGGGAGAAAGCAGTTCATCGCAATCCGTAAATAGACACAAGCCTCGCCAACTGAGTATGTCTGATGCTGCTGTGGTGGCTTCCTTGAAACAAGTTCATTACAACGAAAATAGAGTTGCTTTGGATAGAGCGATCAACCTGACAATCGAGCTTTTACATGAGCTCGCGGCTGAAAATCGCCTGAGACCAATATTCTTCCCAGCAGAAGATGGGGCGTCAGAAAACTTGCTTTTGAATTCTCCTCGTGCACATCTTGCCTTGGTCAGGCGGAAAACTGATTTGGAGGCAAAGACTTTGGGGAAGGCAAAAGCGGGTGATTTAGATGGGATCGATATCGAAAAGGAGGATGATGaaaacaagctcaaggGCATGAGGACAGCAGACTTCAAGGTGCTCAAactcaacttgaagatgggACATTCAGGAGCCAAGCTCATGAATAACTTGGACAAAAAATCTGTGTCTATGTTGCTAGATCAGAAGTTTTCTCAACAAATCAAGTACCTACTTAATCTCAAGGATCGTGTTGATGACACGTCTTCAAAGGTGTTTGTCACTGGTGATTTGAACGCTGGCAAGTCCACCTTTTGCAATGCACttctcagaagaagagtacTTCCCGAAGATCAACAACCCTGCACCTCTGTGTTCTGTGAGGTTGTTGATGCAGCTAAAGAAAATCAgggcattgaagaagttcacgCTGTACCAATAGGCGAAGAATACAATAGATCCAACGAAAGCACCTACGAACGCCATCAGCTCAATGAACTCGAGGATTTGGTGTACGAGTGTGACAAGTATGGTCTCTTAAAGGTGTATGTGTTAGACTATAGAACTGCAGAGGAGAGCCTCTTGGGTAATGGTGTCATAGACATCAAGCTTATAGATGCCCCTGGCTTAAACATGGACTCCTATCAGACAACGCAGGTTTTCTCGAGGCAAGAGGAAATCGACTTGGTCGTGTTTGTGGTTAACTCCGAAAACCATTTCACACTCTCCGCCAAGGAATTCATCgcagcagctgctgctgaaaaGCAATATGTGTTTATTGTGGTCAATCGTTTCGACAACATTAAGGACAAAAATAAGTGCATGTCTAGAATTCTAGACCAGGTAAAAAATTTATCCCCTTACACTCACAAGGATGCCAAAGATTTTGTGCATTTCGTCAGTTCCTCTGAGGTTTTGAACGGTCTTCCAGATGACGGCGGGGATGGTGGCGATGGGGGGGATGATGACCCGGATGGGAATGGCAGGCCAGATTTCAATGATCCTAATTTTGACAAGTTGGAAAACTCATTGAGAAAATTCCTACTTGACAAAAGATCCATCTCAAAGTTGCTTCCGGCGAAGTCctacttgttgaacattCTTGCCGACTTGAAGACTCTTTCTGATATCAATCGTGAGATTTATTATCATGAGATCGGACGGATGCAAAAGGAGCTTCAAACCAATGTGGCTCCAAAGTTTAATCAAATGATGCTCGAGTCGGTTCAAATGAATGATAAGATTACCAAGCTCGTCGAAAAGACGTGCTCAGCTGCATATGATTTGACCAGAAAAGAGATCATGACCACAGTTGAAAATTTTGGATCCTCACAAATTGTTCCTTATCCTGGTTTGCAATTCGTGTACGATTATGCCAAGGAAAcacaaagaagaatgatCGACACAATTGTCTCATCTGTGCAAGTAAGCGAAGAGAAGGCCAGACTTTTGACGGAAAAGTCAGTACAAGAGATCGTATCCATTGGCCAAAAGAGTTTGGGTGACGAATTTTTGTCCGATAAAGTATTCAAAGCTGATTTGATGTTCACTAGAAGACGTGATACAATCAAGAGACAGTTGAATGATCAGATCGAGATCTCAGATTTCTTTGATCCATCTTTTAGCGCTGTGCTCATGTGGATGGGCATCCCAACCGAAGTTATATCAACCACGAAGCTGCAAATGGAAGTCCTCTATCCACTGCATCTTTTGACTGCCCTTCCAACGTCCGTCtattctttgaagaaacaaTTGCCAACTCAACTCACTTTACAAACGTTGTACTCATCCACAAAGTTGCTCACTACAGGTGCTTTAATTAGAAAGGCATACAATCTTTCAGGCTTACTCAAGCCATCCGTTGCTAAAAAGGTTGTCGTACCTCTAGCTATATTTGTTGGAGGCTTCACCGTGTTCTACCTCATCAATGATATTTCGAATGCATTCCCCAGAAAGCAGGccagaaagttgaagaagcaggtTATTGAAATGGATTATGCTCATGTTAATGCCGACAGAATATCTAAAGAGTGCAGACTGGTACTAAACTTTCCTTCAAGACAAGTGATGAATAATTTCCAGACAAGCATCGATAAAAGAggtggagaaaaagagaggcttgaaaaagaaatcagAACCGCCAACATCAGCGCAGGatatttcaagaacttgattgagaagatAGCAAACGAAACAAAATTCGTTGAGGATATCgacttggagaaaatcCACTCTGTTGATTGA